Proteins found in one Streptococcus iniae genomic segment:
- a CDS encoding thiamine diphosphokinase — translation MTRVALFAGGDLSYYTTDFDYFVGIDRGSLFLVKNGLPLDIAVGDFDSVFPEELSNIKEKAKKLVLADVEKNDTDTELALKTVFKKWPDAQVTIFGAFGGRMDHFLSNIFLPNDCEIAPFMTAISLRDQQNCLSYRPAGRHQIEKELGMSYVAFMTDGDADLEIRGAKYELSASQFFKKKIYSSNEFDGKSITVSAHSGYIIIIQSKDRS, via the coding sequence ATGACTAGAGTGGCTTTATTTGCTGGCGGGGATTTGTCTTACTACACGACTGATTTTGATTATTTTGTTGGAATTGACCGCGGCAGCCTGTTTTTAGTAAAAAATGGGCTTCCTTTAGATATAGCTGTTGGTGATTTTGATTCTGTTTTTCCGGAAGAATTATCGAATATAAAAGAGAAGGCTAAAAAGCTTGTTCTTGCAGATGTCGAGAAAAATGATACGGACACAGAGTTAGCCTTGAAAACGGTTTTTAAGAAGTGGCCGGATGCTCAAGTGACTATTTTTGGAGCTTTTGGGGGGCGAATGGATCATTTCTTATCCAATATTTTTCTACCTAATGATTGTGAGATAGCACCATTTATGACGGCTATTTCACTGCGAGATCAGCAAAATTGTCTTAGTTATAGACCTGCGGGGAGGCATCAGATTGAGAAAGAGTTGGGCATGTCTTATGTCGCTTTTATGACTGATGGTGACGCTGATTTAGAGATTAGGGGCGCTAAATATGAATTAAGTGCATCACAGTTTTTTAAGAAAAAAATCTATTCCAGTAATGAGTTTGACGGAAAGTCTATTACAGTAAGTGCCCATTCAGGTTATATCATTATTATTCAGAGT
- the rpe gene encoding ribulose-phosphate 3-epimerase — protein MLSHKIAPSILAADYANFASELRRIEETGAEYVHIDIMDGQFVPNISFGADVVASMRKHSKLVFDCHLMVVNPERYVDAYAQAGADIMTIHTESTVHIHGALQKIKAAGMKAGVVINPGTPVTALEPVLDLVDQVLIMTVNPGFGGQAFIPECLQKVTAIARLRKEKGLSFDIEVDGGVDDKTIASCKAAGANVFVAGSYLFKASDLVSQVETLRTALND, from the coding sequence ATGCTAAGTCATAAAATTGCTCCGTCTATCCTTGCTGCTGATTATGCTAATTTTGCATCTGAACTAAGACGTATCGAAGAAACAGGTGCAGAGTATGTGCATATTGATATTATGGATGGACAATTTGTTCCAAATATTAGCTTTGGCGCAGATGTTGTTGCAAGCATGCGTAAGCATAGCAAACTTGTTTTTGACTGTCACTTAATGGTCGTTAACCCAGAAAGATATGTGGACGCCTATGCTCAGGCAGGCGCAGATATTATGACCATTCATACAGAAAGTACTGTTCATATTCATGGTGCACTTCAAAAAATTAAAGCGGCTGGTATGAAAGCTGGTGTTGTGATTAATCCTGGAACTCCTGTTACTGCATTGGAGCCGGTATTGGACTTAGTTGATCAGGTGCTTATCATGACGGTTAACCCAGGTTTTGGTGGTCAAGCCTTTATTCCAGAATGCCTTCAAAAAGTGACGGCAATTGCTCGATTAAGAAAAGAAAAAGGCTTATCTTTTGATATTGAAGTTGACGGTGGTGTTGATGATAAAACCATTGCTAGTTGCAAAGCAGCTGGAGCAAATGTTTTTGTCGCAGGATCATACCTCTTTAAGGCAAGTGACTTAGTCAGTCAAGTTGAAACGTTAAGGACAGCTTTAAATGACTAG
- the rsgA gene encoding ribosome small subunit-dependent GTPase A has translation MQGRIVKALAGFYYVESDGQVYQTRARGNFRKTGQVPYVGDFVDFTAEQDSEGYILAIEERKNSLVRPPIVNIDQAVVIMSAREPDFNSNLLDRFLVLLEHKGIRPVIYISKMDLLEDAEEITLICRNYQAIGYDFALSLEELLPYLKDKVTVFMGQTGVGKSTLLNRIAPDLELETGVISDSLGRGKHTTRAVSFYDVYDGKIADTPGFSSLDYEIDNAEDLSEAFPEIRKYSHDCKFRSCSHLHEPKCGVKAALEAGHIWQVRYDNYLQFLSEIENRRETFKKVIKRK, from the coding sequence TTGCAAGGAAGAATTGTCAAGGCCCTGGCTGGTTTTTATTATGTAGAATCAGATGGACAGGTCTATCAAACACGTGCCCGTGGTAATTTTAGAAAAACAGGTCAAGTCCCTTACGTTGGTGATTTTGTTGACTTCACGGCAGAACAAGATTCAGAAGGCTATATTTTAGCTATCGAGGAACGAAAAAATAGTCTAGTCCGCCCGCCGATTGTTAACATCGATCAAGCAGTCGTGATTATGTCTGCCAGAGAACCAGATTTCAACAGTAATTTGTTGGACCGTTTTTTGGTGCTTTTAGAGCATAAAGGGATTCGGCCAGTCATTTACATTTCTAAGATGGACCTTCTGGAAGATGCTGAAGAGATTACGTTAATTTGTCGAAATTATCAAGCTATCGGTTATGATTTCGCTTTAAGCCTCGAAGAATTGCTGCCTTATCTAAAAGACAAAGTTACCGTCTTTATGGGGCAAACAGGCGTTGGGAAATCAACTCTTCTCAACAGAATTGCACCAGATTTGGAATTGGAAACAGGTGTCATTTCTGATAGTCTTGGCCGAGGGAAACATACCACTCGGGCTGTCAGTTTTTACGATGTCTATGATGGGAAAATCGCTGATACGCCAGGATTTTCATCGCTAGATTATGAGATTGATAATGCTGAAGATTTAAGTGAGGCTTTTCCAGAAATCCGCAAATACAGTCATGACTGCAAGTTTAGATCCTGTAGTCACCTTCACGAGCCTAAATGTGGTGTTAAAGCAGCTTTAGAAGCTGGACATATCTGGCAGGTTCGTTATGATAATTACCTTCAATTTTTAAGTGAAATTGAAAACCGTCGTGAAACATTTAAAAAAGTCATTAAAAGAAAGTAG
- a CDS encoding YfcC family protein codes for MKKEAKLSTGKAKKSFRMPGAFTILFILTIIAVLATYIVPSGSYAKLQYDPESSKLLLTDPSGKVSKKEASQKELDKIGVKIKVEEFTSGAISKPVSVPNTYKRLKQNPAKASDVTNSMVNGTIEAVDIMVFIMVLGGMIGVVRRSGAFESGLIALTKKTKGREFTLIFLVSLLMVLGGTLCGIEEEAVAFYPILVPVFLAMEYDSIICVGAIFLASSVGTSFSTVNPFSSVIASNAAGISFTEGLTWRTFGCIAGAVFVVAYLYWYAKKIKADPSFSYSYEDREAFNQKWGLVSGLSDAKFTVRQKLILVLFTVSFPLMVWGVMTQGWWFPTMASSFLTITIIIMLLTATGPSGIGEKEVVDEFVDGASSLIGVSLIIGLARGINIILNQGNISDTMLFVASKAASHVSGPIFIIVMMLIYFLLGFVVPSSSGLAVLSMPILAPLADTVGIPRFIVVMAYQFGQYAMLFLAPTGLVMATLQMLDMKYSHWLKFVWPVVAFLLVFGGGMLVFLVLATS; via the coding sequence ATGAAAAAGGAAGCCAAACTAAGTACTGGCAAGGCTAAAAAAAGTTTTAGAATGCCAGGAGCCTTTACGATATTGTTTATCCTAACCATTATTGCTGTTTTAGCAACTTATATAGTGCCTTCGGGTTCTTATGCCAAGTTGCAGTATGACCCGGAAAGTTCCAAGTTGCTGCTAACAGATCCAAGTGGTAAGGTTTCTAAAAAAGAAGCTAGTCAAAAAGAGTTGGACAAAATTGGTGTCAAAATCAAGGTTGAAGAGTTTACCTCAGGAGCGATTAGTAAACCTGTCTCTGTTCCAAACACCTATAAGCGACTCAAGCAAAATCCAGCTAAAGCTAGTGATGTCACAAATAGTATGGTCAACGGAACCATTGAAGCTGTTGATATCATGGTCTTTATCATGGTTTTAGGTGGAATGATTGGTGTTGTTCGTAGGAGTGGTGCTTTTGAATCGGGGTTGATTGCACTGACAAAAAAAACAAAAGGAAGAGAATTTACCCTCATTTTCCTTGTCTCCTTGTTAATGGTATTAGGTGGTACACTTTGCGGAATTGAAGAAGAAGCTGTTGCCTTTTACCCCATTTTGGTACCGGTGTTTCTTGCAATGGAATACGACTCTATTATTTGTGTAGGGGCAATATTCTTAGCAAGTTCTGTAGGGACATCTTTTTCAACAGTTAACCCCTTCTCGTCTGTTATCGCATCAAATGCTGCAGGAATTAGTTTTACTGAAGGACTGACTTGGCGTACCTTTGGTTGTATCGCAGGGGCGGTGTTTGTTGTGGCTTATCTGTATTGGTATGCTAAAAAAATCAAAGCTGATCCAAGTTTTTCTTATTCTTATGAAGACAGAGAAGCCTTTAATCAAAAATGGGGTCTAGTATCAGGGCTGTCAGATGCTAAATTTACCGTAAGACAAAAACTGATTTTAGTCTTATTCACGGTTTCATTCCCACTTATGGTTTGGGGTGTCATGACGCAAGGCTGGTGGTTTCCAACCATGGCATCATCTTTCTTGACAATCACTATTATTATCATGTTGTTAACAGCAACAGGACCTAGTGGTATTGGTGAAAAAGAAGTTGTTGATGAGTTTGTCGATGGCGCTTCAAGTTTAATTGGTGTGTCTTTGATTATTGGCTTGGCTAGAGGAATCAATATTATTTTAAATCAAGGAAATATTTCAGATACCATGCTATTTGTAGCATCCAAAGCAGCATCACATGTTAGTGGACCAATTTTCATTATTGTAATGATGTTGATTTACTTCTTGCTTGGCTTTGTTGTGCCATCCTCTTCTGGTCTAGCTGTTTTGTCAATGCCGATATTAGCACCATTAGCTGATACTGTTGGTATTCCAAGGTTTATAGTTGTTATGGCTTATCAATTTGGTCAATACGCGATGCTCTTTTTAGCACCAACTGGATTGGTAATGGCAACCCTACAAATGCTTGACATGAAGTATTCCCATTGGCTTAAGTTTGTTTGGCCAGTAGTAGCTTTCTTACTAGTTTTTGGTGGAGGAATGCTTGTTTTCTTAGTTCTTGCGACCTCTTGA
- the arcC gene encoding carbamate kinase, translating to MSKIVVALGGNALGSSPEEQLQLVTQTAKSLVSLIKQGHDIVISHGNGPQVGAIHLGMNYAAENGQGASFPFPECGAMSQGYIGYHLQQSLLNELSKQGIAKEVATVITQVEVSKDDTAFKHLSKPIGAFYDKEAAEKIAHEKGYTFVEDAGRGYRRVVASPEPKQIVELASIKSLIESGTLVIAGGGGGVPVVKNDTGAYEGIPAVIDKDRSSALLASKLGAEQLIILTAVDHVYIHYGKDNQQALTDITTKDVIDYANAGEFAKGSMFPKIIACLSFLDDNPNGEAIITSLESLEEALAGKIGTRIIK from the coding sequence ATGTCTAAAATTGTTGTTGCTCTAGGTGGGAATGCTTTAGGCTCTTCTCCAGAAGAACAGTTACAGCTTGTTACACAAACAGCGAAATCCCTGGTTTCCTTGATAAAGCAAGGCCATGACATTGTCATTAGCCATGGCAATGGGCCTCAAGTTGGGGCCATCCATTTGGGCATGAATTACGCGGCTGAAAATGGACAAGGAGCAAGTTTTCCGTTTCCAGAATGTGGAGCCATGAGTCAGGGTTATATAGGTTATCACCTGCAGCAAAGTTTGTTAAATGAATTGAGCAAACAAGGCATTGCTAAAGAAGTAGCTACTGTTATCACACAAGTTGAAGTGTCTAAAGACGACACCGCCTTTAAACACCTATCAAAACCAATTGGTGCTTTTTATGATAAAGAAGCGGCAGAAAAAATAGCACATGAAAAAGGCTACACTTTCGTTGAAGATGCAGGCCGTGGTTACAGGCGTGTTGTTGCTTCACCTGAACCAAAACAAATTGTGGAATTGGCAAGCATTAAAAGTTTAATTGAATCAGGAACCCTAGTAATTGCAGGCGGTGGCGGTGGTGTTCCAGTGGTTAAAAATGATACTGGAGCTTATGAAGGGATTCCTGCAGTTATCGATAAAGATAGATCAAGTGCATTGTTGGCAAGTAAACTTGGAGCAGAGCAATTGATTATTCTAACAGCTGTTGATCATGTTTACATTCACTATGGAAAAGACAACCAGCAGGCCTTAACAGACATCACAACAAAAGATGTTATTGATTATGCTAATGCAGGAGAATTTGCTAAAGGCAGTATGTTCCCTAAAATTATTGCTTGTCTCAGTTTCCTTGATGATAATCCAAATGGAGAAGCCATCATTACCTCTCTAGAAAGTTTAGAGGAAGCTCTAGCAGGCAAAATTGGTACGCGAATAATCAAGTGA